Proteins encoded in a region of the Streptomyces sp. NBC_00258 genome:
- a CDS encoding alpha/beta fold hydrolase yields MTLLDLGRIRLFCTSLGPDDAPALLLVHGWGGDGREWSPHAEALADRFHVLVPDLRGHGRSEVPDEGNTPTEMADDLAALIASLGVGQVVAVGHSMGVQVVNLLAIRHPSTVRSVIALDPAHGAHDAEVAEIPARLAEYRKHGAGAAASFVASAFSEQAPTGLRAAHIRTMLGTPDHVVAQAYAGMYTDPGAVGARPHSETYLRLRRQPSLTVWTFTKAAEWERGTPQVPGSRVEYWPHTGHYLHEERVERTTRLIRDWAAGATAGRQTGAIPDATTSPATSARASSLAPLETSADTRGVSE; encoded by the coding sequence ATGACACTCCTCGACCTCGGACGCATCCGCCTCTTCTGCACAAGTCTCGGCCCGGACGATGCCCCCGCGCTGCTGCTGGTACATGGCTGGGGCGGTGACGGACGGGAGTGGTCGCCGCATGCCGAGGCGCTGGCAGACCGGTTCCACGTACTCGTCCCCGACCTGCGCGGTCACGGCCGCTCCGAGGTGCCGGACGAGGGCAACACACCGACGGAGATGGCGGACGACCTGGCCGCGCTCATCGCCTCTCTGGGCGTCGGGCAGGTCGTCGCCGTCGGTCACTCCATGGGCGTCCAGGTCGTCAATCTGCTCGCCATCCGCCACCCGAGCACCGTACGGTCGGTCATCGCCCTCGATCCCGCCCACGGCGCGCACGATGCCGAGGTCGCGGAGATCCCCGCCCGCCTCGCCGAGTACCGCAAGCATGGCGCCGGAGCCGCCGCTTCCTTCGTGGCCAGCGCCTTCTCGGAGCAGGCCCCGACCGGCCTGCGTGCCGCGCACATCCGCACCATGCTCGGCACACCCGACCACGTCGTCGCTCAGGCCTACGCGGGTATGTACACCGACCCCGGCGCCGTGGGCGCTCGCCCGCACAGTGAGACATACCTGCGCCTCCGCCGGCAGCCCTCACTGACGGTGTGGACGTTTACGAAGGCCGCTGAGTGGGAGCGCGGCACGCCGCAAGTGCCAGGCTCACGCGTCGAGTACTGGCCCCACACCGGCCACTATCTGCACGAGGAGCGGGTCGAGCGCACGACCCGGCTTATCCGTGACTGGGCGGCCGGGGCGACTGCTGGCCGACAGACCGGAGCGATCCCCGACGCGACGACTTCGCCTGCCACCTCAGCTCGGGCATCGTCGCTCGCCCCTCTTGAGACTTCGGCAGACACCAGAGGCGTCTCTGAGTGA